A single genomic interval of Lentimicrobium saccharophilum harbors:
- the nadA gene encoding quinolinate synthase NadA, giving the protein MQTNEELLSQIDKMRKEKNAVILAHYYQVPEIQDIADFVGDSLQLSQKAAETNADIIVFAGVHFMAETAKILSPDKKVLLPDLEAGCSLADSCPPDDFKRFIEAHPGHKVVSYINCSAAVKTMSDVICTSSNAKMVVESFPQDEKLIFVPDKNLGAYINGQTGRNMVLWDGSCHVHNQLSDEKVIQLKMQNPDAKLIAHPECRGPVLALAEFIGSTAALLEYTRKDSCKRYIVATEGGIIHQMQKASPDKEFIVVPSDETCSCNDCPYMKMNTVQKLYLCLKNESPEILLDTAVIERAKEPIIRMLEISKAAKLIR; this is encoded by the coding sequence ATGCAAACCAACGAAGAATTGCTGAGTCAGATTGATAAAATGCGGAAGGAAAAGAATGCGGTAATTCTGGCGCACTATTATCAGGTACCGGAAATACAGGATATCGCCGATTTTGTAGGTGACAGCCTGCAGCTTTCGCAAAAAGCAGCGGAAACCAATGCTGATATAATTGTTTTTGCAGGTGTGCATTTTATGGCTGAAACAGCAAAAATACTCAGTCCTGATAAAAAAGTGTTATTGCCCGACCTTGAAGCCGGCTGCTCATTGGCCGACAGTTGCCCTCCGGACGATTTTAAGCGCTTTATTGAGGCTCACCCGGGGCATAAGGTGGTTTCGTATATAAATTGCTCTGCAGCCGTTAAAACGATGTCGGACGTAATATGCACTTCCAGCAATGCAAAAATGGTTGTGGAATCTTTTCCGCAGGATGAAAAACTGATATTTGTCCCTGACAAAAACCTGGGCGCTTACATTAACGGACAAACGGGGCGCAACATGGTTTTGTGGGACGGGAGTTGTCATGTGCATAACCAGCTGAGTGACGAAAAAGTGATACAGCTGAAAATGCAAAATCCGGATGCAAAATTGATCGCACATCCCGAATGCCGGGGACCGGTGCTTGCACTGGCCGAATTCATCGGATCTACCGCCGCTTTGCTCGAATATACCAGAAAGGATTCCTGCAAACGGTATATAGTGGCAACCGAAGGCGGTATCATTCATCAGATGCAGAAAGCTTCTCCCGATAAGGAATTTATTGTTGTGCCATCGGATGAAACCTGTTCCTGTAACGATTGTCCTTATATGAAAATGAATACGGTACAGAAATTGTATCTCTGTCTGAAAAATGAATCTCCGGAAATTTTACTGGATACCGCTGTTATAGAACGGGCCAAAGAACCGATTATCAGGATGCTGGAAATTTCAAAAGCAGCAAAACTGATCAGATAG
- a CDS encoding RNA polymerase sigma factor — protein sequence MNQNDDIKIIGSILEGNTANYSVLVDRYKDMVFSLILKVIRNREEAEEAAQDTFLKAFHALPGFKYEARFSTWLFRIAYNTAVSRTRKKSIITQAIDERMVENYSTDEVRENAGMLDEQQKIELMNAALKTLQKDELMLINLFYQHQQSVEEIGIITGLSVSNVKVKLHRIRKKLYAAMAERMQLKIA from the coding sequence ATGAACCAGAACGACGATATAAAAATTATCGGCAGCATACTTGAAGGCAATACTGCAAACTATTCAGTATTGGTTGACAGGTATAAGGACATGGTGTTTTCGTTGATTCTGAAGGTCATCAGAAACAGGGAAGAGGCCGAGGAAGCCGCCCAGGATACTTTTCTCAAGGCATTCCACGCCCTCCCGGGTTTTAAATATGAAGCCCGGTTCAGTACCTGGCTTTTCAGGATTGCATATAATACCGCTGTTTCCAGAACAAGGAAAAAAAGTATTATCACGCAGGCTATTGATGAGCGCATGGTTGAAAACTACAGCACGGACGAGGTAAGGGAGAACGCCGGAATGCTTGACGAACAACAAAAGATTGAACTCATGAATGCCGCGCTGAAAACGCTTCAGAAAGATGAACTGATGCTGATTAACCTGTTTTATCAGCATCAGCAGAGTGTGGAAGAGATCGGAATAATTACCGGACTTTCGGTTTCAAATGTAAAAGTCAAACTTCACCGCATCAGAAAAAAACTTTATGCAGCTATGGCTGAGCGGATGCAGTTAAAAATTGCGTGA
- the rpiB gene encoding ribose 5-phosphate isomerase B — protein MWDKSQILALASDHAGFELKSFLIKILKEEGYQFQDYGAFSTESVDYPDFAHKLAKSVHAGLHTRGIVICGSGNGVCMVVNKYEGIRGALCWNSEQAELTRRHNDANVLCLPGRFIDFDDAIKAVKLFLNTDFEGGRHKTRVDKINIIG, from the coding sequence ATGTGGGATAAATCACAAATACTGGCATTGGCAAGCGATCATGCAGGGTTCGAATTAAAGTCATTTCTGATAAAAATACTTAAGGAAGAAGGATATCAATTTCAGGATTACGGGGCTTTTTCGACAGAAAGTGTTGATTATCCTGATTTTGCGCATAAACTTGCAAAATCGGTTCATGCCGGGCTGCACACGCGCGGTATCGTAATCTGCGGAAGCGGAAATGGGGTATGTATGGTTGTGAACAAATATGAGGGTATCCGCGGCGCGCTTTGCTGGAACAGTGAACAGGCAGAACTTACCCGCCGGCACAATGATGCGAATGTGTTATGTTTGCCCGGAAGATTCATTGATTTTGATGATGCCATCAAAGCGGTGAAATTGTTTCTCAATACTGATTTTGAGGGTGGAAGACATAAAACCAGGGTGGACAAAATCAATATAATTGGCTGA
- a CDS encoding fructosamine kinase family protein has product MIPPAIREAVENWLGKVHPGHRKITSVSPVSGGSINRAFSIRTTSAVYFIKFNDAARYPGMFEAESKGLEIIRNTACIKVPEVFLCTQAGKFSFLLMEDEAGGGNQPDFWEDFGRRLACLHRVNAGYFGLDHDNYIGSLIQQNTPCDQWAGFLAEQRLQPMVTMARRSGLLNGQDCNSFDKLFLKLKDLIPAEPPSLLHGDLWNGNFIWSKDGHVCLIDPAVYHGHREIDIAMTRLFGGFDSRFYAAYNESFPLAYGWEERISLNQLYPLLVHVNLFGGGYVSGVRQVLRQYL; this is encoded by the coding sequence ATGATTCCACCGGCCATCCGGGAGGCAGTTGAGAACTGGTTGGGTAAAGTCCATCCCGGCCACCGTAAAATAACCTCGGTTTCGCCCGTTTCCGGCGGATCCATCAACCGGGCATTCAGTATACGCACAACATCGGCCGTATATTTTATCAAATTCAACGATGCCGCCCGTTATCCGGGCATGTTTGAAGCGGAAAGCAAGGGACTGGAAATAATCCGTAATACTGCCTGTATTAAAGTTCCGGAAGTATTCCTGTGCACGCAGGCCGGTAAATTTTCCTTTCTGCTGATGGAAGATGAGGCTGGCGGTGGAAACCAGCCAGACTTCTGGGAAGATTTCGGGCGCCGGCTGGCCTGCCTGCACCGGGTAAATGCAGGCTACTTTGGCCTGGATCATGATAATTACATAGGTTCCCTCATCCAGCAAAATACGCCCTGTGATCAATGGGCGGGTTTTCTGGCAGAACAACGCCTTCAGCCAATGGTAACTATGGCCCGGAGATCAGGATTACTCAACGGCCAGGATTGTAATTCTTTCGACAAGCTTTTTCTGAAACTTAAAGACCTGATACCGGCAGAACCACCCTCTTTGCTGCACGGAGACCTCTGGAACGGAAATTTTATATGGAGCAAAGATGGTCATGTTTGTCTGATAGATCCGGCTGTTTATCATGGACACAGGGAAATTGACATCGCCATGACCAGGCTTTTCGGAGGATTTGATTCCCGCTTTTATGCTGCATACAACGAGTCATTCCCGCTTGCATACGGCTGGGAAGAACGGATATCGCTGAATCAGCTCTATCCGCTGCTGGTGCATGTAAATCTTTTCGGAGGAGGATACGTTTCAGGTGTTAGGCAGGTACTCAGGCAATATCTCTGA
- a CDS encoding toxin-antitoxin system YwqK family antitoxin, whose amino-acid sequence MRKSLLFLVLVMIAFLLKAQDNTVVPNGFNRFYHPDGKVSSEGMMRDGKPDGYWKTYWENGTLKSEGNRRNFELDSIWSFYDENGKTTLQITYLNGKKEGIRRTFRENEIIEENFSNDVKHGLTVYFYPDGKIMRTINFENGLENGYAREYDQDGTVITMIEYRRGFVVDRENINRRDRNGLKQGKWKFFYPDGKVKTEGNYRDDKRNGYFKEYDEKGMLIDIAKYVNDVKQEEPPELVKLDVRTDYYPDGKVKTRASYKGDTPEGIRREYDEKGQVVAAYTFTNGVITAEGIIDDEGVKDGPWKEFYADGTLRSEGVYRNGKRIGKWRFYHQNRNLEQEGNYNNQGNSDGLWKWYYEDGLLLREENFLNGKSEGLFTEYDENGTVIIQGEYVDGLEEGFWKYQHGDHREEGTYRSGMRNGDWKYYYDNGELSFQGAYIDDNPNGRHIWFWPDGKKKDEGEYLMGMKNGDWIQYNTDGTVFMVISYQNGIEKKYDGVRIKPEPLE is encoded by the coding sequence ATGCGAAAATCACTGCTGTTTCTGGTTTTAGTGATGATTGCCTTTCTTCTGAAAGCGCAGGACAACACCGTTGTACCCAACGGATTCAACCGCTTTTACCATCCCGATGGCAAGGTTTCCAGCGAAGGGATGATGCGCGACGGAAAACCTGATGGTTATTGGAAAACTTACTGGGAAAACGGCACCCTGAAATCGGAAGGAAACCGTAGAAATTTCGAACTCGACAGCATCTGGAGTTTTTATGACGAAAACGGTAAAACCACCCTGCAGATTACCTATCTGAACGGCAAAAAGGAAGGCATCCGACGCACTTTCAGGGAAAATGAAATTATTGAAGAGAATTTTTCGAATGACGTGAAACACGGACTAACCGTTTATTTTTATCCTGACGGGAAAATAATGCGGACGATTAATTTCGAAAACGGCCTCGAAAACGGGTATGCGCGTGAATACGACCAGGATGGAACGGTGATTACCATGATAGAATACCGGCGCGGTTTTGTGGTGGATCGCGAAAACATCAACCGCCGCGACCGCAACGGACTGAAACAGGGTAAATGGAAATTTTTCTACCCCGACGGGAAAGTGAAAACCGAAGGCAATTACAGGGATGATAAGCGCAACGGCTATTTCAAAGAGTATGACGAAAAAGGCATGCTCATTGATATTGCCAAATATGTGAATGATGTTAAGCAGGAAGAGCCGCCCGAACTGGTCAAACTGGATGTACGCACCGATTATTATCCTGACGGAAAAGTAAAAACCAGGGCCAGCTACAAGGGCGATACCCCCGAAGGCATAAGGCGGGAGTACGATGAAAAGGGACAGGTGGTTGCCGCTTACACCTTTACCAACGGAGTGATTACGGCCGAAGGGATTATTGACGATGAAGGGGTAAAAGACGGGCCGTGGAAGGAGTTCTATGCAGACGGGACACTGAGGTCGGAAGGTGTATACCGGAATGGCAAACGCATCGGCAAATGGCGTTTCTACCATCAGAACAGAAACCTGGAACAGGAAGGCAATTACAACAACCAGGGGAATTCTGATGGTCTGTGGAAATGGTATTACGAAGATGGATTGTTGCTGCGTGAAGAGAATTTCCTGAACGGAAAGTCGGAAGGATTATTTACGGAATATGATGAAAATGGAACCGTGATTATTCAGGGTGAGTATGTTGACGGACTGGAGGAAGGATTCTGGAAATACCAGCACGGCGACCATCGCGAAGAAGGCACCTACCGCAGCGGAATGCGCAACGGTGACTGGAAATATTACTACGACAACGGGGAGTTGAGTTTTCAGGGCGCTTATATCGACGACAATCCCAACGGGCGCCATATCTGGTTCTGGCCAGATGGTAAAAAGAAAGACGAAGGCGAGTACCTGATGGGTATGAAAAACGGCGACTGGATTCAGTATAATACCGATGGAACGGTATTTATGGTGATCAGTTACCAGAACGGCATCGAAAAGAAATACGACGGCGTAAGGATTAAACCGGAACCCCTGGAGTAG
- a CDS encoding LutB/LldF family L-lactate oxidation iron-sulfur protein → MIEVYNKFRKDSSLKAADTEHHRKISYNISRYDLAVKAGKQQYANLELARTRAAYLKNKVIGDLEKFLVEFEVNFEKNGGKIIWAQDAGDAIREILEIVKKYDAAYVVKSKSMVTEEIGLNEHLVEAGVEAIETDLGEFIVQQAGEQPYHIVTPAMHKSKEDVAALFNEKFGLPPGSTPEQVTAFVRSRLREKFFHARVGITGANFLVADTGSVCLTENEGNGLMSTAFPDVHIVVAGIEKVIPSVKNLDLFWPLLATHGTGQKMTAYNSLISGPRQEGESDGPAEMIVILLDNSRSEVLSRKNQRRALGCIRCGACLNTCPVYKTIGGHAYGTTYSGPIGSVITPWMKGLNEYKHLSFASTLCGSCTEVCPVKINLHELLLYNRNDSVKQGSYTVFDAFSMFTWKKIMLNRKWMDTGSAKMKNMVFKKAFSGLWGPERELPEIAADNFKQLWEERREGKIRK, encoded by the coding sequence ATGATTGAAGTTTACAACAAATTCAGAAAGGATTCATCCTTAAAGGCTGCCGATACTGAGCATCACCGGAAGATAAGTTATAATATCAGCCGGTATGATTTGGCCGTAAAAGCGGGAAAGCAGCAATATGCCAACCTTGAGCTGGCCCGGACCCGGGCGGCTTATCTGAAAAACAAGGTAATCGGTGACCTCGAAAAGTTTCTCGTCGAATTTGAGGTAAACTTTGAAAAAAACGGGGGAAAAATTATCTGGGCGCAGGATGCGGGGGATGCCATCAGGGAAATTCTTGAAATTGTTAAGAAATATGATGCGGCCTATGTGGTGAAATCCAAAAGCATGGTTACCGAGGAGATCGGGTTAAATGAACACCTCGTCGAAGCCGGCGTTGAGGCAATTGAAACCGATCTGGGAGAATTTATCGTGCAGCAGGCGGGCGAACAGCCTTACCACATCGTAACCCCGGCAATGCACAAATCAAAAGAAGATGTTGCAGCGCTGTTTAATGAGAAATTCGGACTTCCTCCGGGAAGTACCCCGGAACAGGTAACGGCATTTGTCCGCAGCAGGCTCAGGGAGAAATTCTTTCATGCCAGGGTGGGAATTACCGGTGCCAATTTTCTGGTGGCTGATACCGGTTCTGTCTGCCTTACCGAAAATGAGGGCAATGGTTTAATGAGTACCGCCTTTCCTGATGTGCATATTGTAGTAGCCGGGATTGAAAAGGTGATTCCATCGGTAAAGAACCTCGATCTTTTCTGGCCTTTGCTGGCCACCCACGGCACGGGTCAGAAGATGACTGCCTATAACAGCCTTATCAGCGGACCCCGTCAGGAAGGCGAATCTGACGGGCCGGCGGAGATGATCGTGATTCTGCTCGACAACAGCCGCTCGGAAGTATTGTCGCGGAAAAACCAGCGGCGTGCGCTGGGCTGCATCCGCTGCGGGGCCTGTCTGAATACCTGTCCTGTTTATAAAACCATTGGCGGACATGCCTACGGAACCACTTACAGCGGACCAATAGGATCGGTCATCACTCCCTGGATGAAAGGGCTGAATGAATACAAACACCTGAGCTTCGCCTCTACCCTTTGCGGAAGCTGTACCGAAGTCTGTCCGGTAAAAATCAATCTTCATGAATTGCTGCTATATAACCGCAACGACAGCGTGAAGCAGGGCAGCTACACCGTGTTTGATGCGTTTTCCATGTTTACCTGGAAGAAGATCATGTTGAACCGGAAATGGATGGATACAGGCAGCGCAAAAATGAAAAATATGGTTTTTAAAAAGGCTTTTTCCGGTTTGTGGGGTCCTGAACGGGAATTACCGGAGATAGCCGCTGATAATTTCAAACAGTTGTGGGAAGAACGCAGGGAAGGAAAAATCAGAAAATAG